The proteins below are encoded in one region of Phaseolus vulgaris cultivar G19833 chromosome 1, P. vulgaris v2.0, whole genome shotgun sequence:
- the LOC137814208 gene encoding preprotein translocase subunit SCY2, chloroplastic — protein MEATRFSRNHFHPHSFQTKHNASRERRYVKCINGIGTRVSIFTIPAFSTRISPSRNLSLSANFSDRLRSDYARVEAPKNELPNEEVVPGTHGGEAAVALSPGADDSVTLQLKPVMFRNRFLDFVRLGSVINGAAESFFKSEIRRRLFVTAVLIVISRVGYFIPLPGFDRRLIPEDYLSFVSGSSVDELGDFSAELKLSIFQLGISPQIIASIIMQVLCHVVPSLVKLRKEGLDGQEKIKSYIWWMSFGFAILEALIVSCYSLPYSIYAASYRVKHVMVTSVLLVCGAMTITWICDTISESGFGQGSSLIICVGILTGYMETLYKMLTQLSVSAVSWWPYVLAVLGIFTVVTMWAVVVTEGCRKVKLQYYGFKLASAAREQSPITEVEPYIPFNINPAGMQPILTTSYLLALPSILSSLLGSPFWEHVKEILNPETSVGAEPWVYYSIYAFFVFLFNIFDIANMPKEIADYLNKMGARIPNIKPGKATIEYLTKVQASTRFWGGLLLSVLATTSSVLDHYLRRINAGFAIGFTSVLIIVGSIIELRRSYQAYNVMPSLSNALRRYGV, from the exons ATGGAAGCAACGCGTTTCTCCCGTAATCACTTCCACCCACACTCCTTCCAAACGAAACACAACGCTTCCAGAG AAAGAAGATACGTAAAATGCATCAACGGAATTGGTACTAGGGTTTCGATTTTCACAATCCCCGCATTCAGCACAAGGATTTCTCCTTCGCGGAACCTGTCTCTTTCTGCTAACTTCTCCGACCGGCTCCGGAGTGATTATGCACGCGTCGAGGCTCCGAAGAATGAGCTTCCGAACGAGGAGGTTGTTCCCGGGACTCACGGAGGGGAAGCGGCAGTTGCGTTGTCTCCGGGGGCTGATGACTCGGTGACCCTGCAATTGAAACCTGTAATGTTCAGAAACAGGTTTCTAGACTTTGTCCGGTTGGGTTCCGTGATAAACGGTGCGGCTGAATCGTTTTTCAAGAGCGAGATTAGGAGGAGGTTGTTCGTGACGGCGGTGCTGATTGTGATTAGTCGCGTTGGTTATTTTATTCCTCTTCCTGGGTTTGACAGAAGGTTGATACCGGAAGACTACTTGAGCTTTGTGTCAGGATCATCTGTTG ATGAACTTGGTGACTTCTCTGCTGAGCTCAAACTGTCTATTTTCCAGCTTGGTATTAGTCCTCAGATAATAGCGTCCATTATTATGCAG GTACTCTGTCATGTTGTCCCCTCCCTAGTAAAGCTTCGAAAAGAAGGTCTGGATGGGCAGGAAAAGATTAAGAGTTATAT ATGGTGGATGTCATTCGGCTTTGCAATTTTGGAAGCTTTAATAGTTTCTTGCTACTCACTTCCATATTCAATTTATGCTGCCAGTTATAG GGTCAAACATGTAATGGTGACATCAGTTTTATTGGTTTGTGGTGCAATGACTATTACATGGATATGTGATACTATATCAGAATCTGGATTTG GTCAAGGCTCGTCTCTAATCATATGTGTGGGAATACTTACGGGGTATATGGAGACATTATACAAAATGCTTACTCAGCTTTCAG TGAGTGCTGTGAGCTGGTGGCCATATGTGCTTGCAGTATTGGGTATCTTCACCGTTGTCACTATGTGGGCAGTTGTAGTAACAGAAGGTTGCAGGAAAGTAAAGCTGCAATACTACGGTTTTAAACTTGCTTCTGCTGCAAG AGAGCAATCACCCATTACTGAAGTGGAGCCCTATATTCCTTTCAATATTAATCCAGCAGGGATGCAACCTATTCTTACCACCTCTTATCTCTTGGCACTTCCAAGTATTCTTTCAAG TCTGCTAGGGTCACCTTTTTGGGAGCATGTCAAGGAAATATTGAACCCTGAAACTTCTGTCGGTGCTGAGCCCTGGGTTTACTATTCCATATATGCTTTTTTTGTCTTCCTGTTCAATATTTTTGACATT GCTAACATGCCGAAGGAAATTGCGGATTATTTAAATAAGATGGGTGCGAGAATACCAAACATAAAGCCTGGGAAGGCTACCATAGAATACCTCACCAAGGTTCAGGCATCCACACGATTTTGGG GGGGGCTACTGTTAAGTGTTCTGGCCACTACATCAAGTGTTCTTGACCACTATCTGCGGCGTATCAATGCTGGGTTTGCTATTGGTTTTACATCAGTTCTAATCATT GTCGGTTCCATTATTGAACTCAGAAGATCATATCAAGCATATAATGTGATGCCAAGCTTAAGCAATGCCCTGAGACGATACGGTGTATAA
- the LOC137814209 gene encoding uncharacterized protein yields the protein MASLHDDGEVGFEEGKLLLPSNVLDEACDSYNKIHTRSHQKHQRPGYYRYQRETQSQCSKLSARSAYQRPKHATGGPGMQAVFLVSGQGSCGGTGVFLPQKAGTKSTRKPACAPVLLPARVVQALNLKVHQLGMQISPSQGPKCGQRKGEVYRRSSESTKKKNYEKEGMKHCSVISQSQTSSPDIFLPKEWTY from the exons ATGGCTTCTCTTCATGATGATGGTGAAGTTGGTTTTGAAGAAGGAAAGCTCTTGCTACCTTCAAATGTTCTGGACGAGGCATGTGACTCCTACAACAAG ATTCATACGAGGAGCCACCAGAAACATCAGCGACCAGGTTACTACAGATATCAAAGGGAAACACAGTCACAG TGCTCAAAACTCAGTGCAAGATCAGCATATCAAAGGCCTAAACATGCCACAGGTGGGCCTGGAATGCAAGCTGTTTTCTTAGTTTCGGGGCAAGGATCATGTGGTGGTACTGGGGTGTTCTTACCCCAAAAAGCAGGCACAAAATCAACTAGAAAACCAG CATGTGCTCCTGTCCTCCTTCCAGCTCGAGTAGTTCAAGCTCTAAATCTAAAAGTGCACCAATTAGGCATGCAGATTTCACCTTCTCAAG GTCCCAAATGTGGCCAAAGAAAAGGAGAAGTATACAGAAGAAGCAGTGAgtcaacaaagaagaaaaattatgaaaaagagGGTATGAAGCATTGCAGTGTTATTTCTCAGAGTCAAACTTCTTCTCCTGATATATTTCTGCCAAAGGAATGGACATACTAA